In Chloracidobacterium sp., the following proteins share a genomic window:
- a CDS encoding peptidylprolyl isomerase, whose product MNNLTKALILIGVILLIGVGLVAWKKKVGGHATESYNSISKAEVESLLADVAKNNPMLIKRWNEDPDTVKKQMEGLKQMLAFASEAQREGMADSSANRQELRSIKAEVIAVNYDREINKDKGPMPPFGFITEDQINAYWGAAAPAGQQGFLDSLMSKLGLGGDKEARSHEEEFTDYLNSKIEIMKAGSPEMKDREISEEERTQAREMFAKMRIYTDEFEAKAASGELDKAFVDKTYLQVKLQQAQFLARMYAEASAERTKVTDAEIDEYIAAHPELDPAAKREKAQGILDRAKAGEDFAALANEFTEDPGNKGVDGTPQGGLYKDVSKGRMVPAFEAAALALEPGQVAAELVETNYGFHIVKLERKLEPQEKDGKTTETYDVRHILISTGVKDPDKPNSREMPLRDYVKAKLEEEKDKKLIDELIATNNVQIPEDFEIPQVTDAQLEEFRQKQQTQMPGAPPGAAPGAPGAPKVEVKPAPPAKPDAKKK is encoded by the coding sequence TTGAATAACCTAACTAAAGCATTGATCCTGATCGGCGTGATATTGCTGATCGGCGTAGGCCTGGTGGCCTGGAAAAAGAAAGTCGGCGGACACGCGACAGAATCGTACAATTCGATCTCGAAGGCAGAGGTCGAATCGCTTCTGGCCGATGTCGCCAAGAACAATCCGATGCTGATCAAGCGTTGGAATGAGGATCCCGACACGGTCAAGAAGCAGATGGAGGGGCTAAAGCAGATGTTAGCCTTTGCCAGCGAGGCACAGCGCGAGGGCATGGCCGATTCGTCAGCTAACCGGCAGGAACTCCGCAGCATCAAGGCCGAGGTCATTGCTGTCAACTACGACCGCGAGATCAATAAGGACAAAGGGCCGATGCCGCCTTTCGGCTTCATCACAGAGGATCAGATCAACGCATACTGGGGAGCTGCAGCACCGGCGGGGCAGCAGGGCTTTCTCGACAGCTTGATGAGCAAACTCGGCCTCGGCGGTGATAAGGAAGCTCGCAGCCACGAGGAAGAGTTTACCGATTACCTCAACTCCAAGATCGAGATCATGAAGGCCGGCAGTCCTGAAATGAAGGATCGCGAGATCAGCGAAGAGGAGCGGACGCAGGCGAGAGAGATGTTCGCCAAGATGCGGATCTATACCGACGAATTTGAGGCGAAAGCCGCTTCCGGTGAGCTCGATAAAGCGTTCGTTGATAAGACATATCTTCAGGTAAAGCTGCAGCAGGCGCAGTTTCTCGCCCGGATGTATGCTGAGGCTTCAGCCGAGCGGACCAAGGTCACTGACGCTGAGATCGACGAGTATATTGCCGCTCATCCCGAGCTCGATCCGGCCGCCAAGCGTGAAAAGGCCCAGGGCATCCTCGACCGTGCAAAGGCCGGTGAGGACTTTGCGGCGCTGGCAAATGAGTTTACCGAGGATCCCGGCAACAAGGGCGTTGACGGAACGCCGCAGGGCGGGCTTTACAAGGACGTGAGCAAGGGCCGAATGGTCCCTGCGTTCGAGGCCGCTGCCCTAGCCCTCGAGCCAGGGCAGGTCGCAGCCGAGCTGGTCGAGACGAACTATGGCTTTCACATCGTCAAGCTCGAACGCAAGCTCGAACCGCAGGAAAAGGACGGTAAGACGACCGAGACCTACGACGTTCGTCACATCCTGATCTCGACCGGCGTAAAGGATCCCGACAAACCGAATTCGCGCGAGATGCCGCTGAGGGACTACGTCAAAGCCAAGCTCGAAGAGGAGAAGGACAAAAAGCTGATCGACGAGCTGATCGCTACGAATAATGTCCAGATACCTGAGGACTTTGAGATTCCGCAGGTCACGGATGCACAGCTCGAAGAGTTCAGGCAAAAGCAGCAGACCCAGATGCCCGGAGCGCCTCCGGGGGCCGCACCGGGAGCGCCCGGTGCTCCAAAGGTGGAGGTCAAGCCGGCCCCGCCCGCAAAGCCGGACGCTAAGAAGAAGTGA
- a CDS encoding MBL fold metallo-hydrolase produces the protein MQIGDYRVEIIPDCEFKLDGGAMFGVVPRVLWERVFPPDDKNRVTLTCNCLFIDTGSQKVLIETGMGDKWTPKERSIYGIDRKKPLGETLFDITGSTADEIDIVINTHLHFDHAGGNTSEPPAVAGGFTQAVLKPVFPNARYLVSRSEFAAAESPHERDRASYLSENWQPLIESRQLDLMPDRYEPVDGLIVETVRGHSETMQTIKLTRGDETLFGFFDMVPTQHHVPYPWIMSYDLYPTETLEFKKRILPQAVEENWICHFYHDVEMPLGRLVEVDGRIVAVREQAETRPVGSVPCRVE, from the coding sequence ATGCAGATCGGTGACTATCGCGTCGAGATAATCCCCGACTGCGAGTTCAAACTAGACGGAGGGGCGATGTTCGGTGTCGTCCCTCGCGTTCTTTGGGAGCGAGTTTTCCCGCCTGATGACAAAAACCGCGTCACGCTAACCTGCAACTGCCTCTTTATCGACACCGGCAGTCAGAAGGTCCTCATCGAGACCGGCATGGGTGACAAATGGACGCCGAAAGAAAGGTCGATCTACGGCATCGACCGAAAGAAACCGCTCGGCGAGACGCTCTTTGACATTACCGGCAGCACAGCCGACGAGATCGATATCGTGATCAACACGCATCTGCACTTTGACCACGCCGGCGGCAATACGTCAGAACCACCTGCGGTAGCGGGTGGTTTTACGCAAGCGGTACTCAAGCCGGTGTTCCCAAATGCTCGTTATCTTGTTTCAAGAAGCGAGTTTGCCGCAGCCGAATCGCCGCACGAGCGCGACCGGGCGAGTTACCTGTCAGAGAACTGGCAGCCGCTCATCGAAAGCCGTCAGCTCGATCTAATGCCCGACCGGTACGAACCGGTTGATGGCCTGATCGTCGAAACGGTCCGCGGCCACAGTGAGACGATGCAGACGATAAAGCTCACGCGCGGCGACGAAACGTTATTTGGCTTCTTTGACATGGTCCCGACGCAGCATCACGTGCCGTATCCGTGGATAATGAGCTACGACCTGTACCCGACCGAGACGCTGGAATTCAAAAAACGTATCCTGCCGCAAGCGGTCGAAGAGAATTGGATCTGTCACTTTTATCATGACGTCGAGATGCCGTTGGGGAGATTGGTTGAGGTTGATGGGAGAATAGTTGCGGTGAGAGAGCAGGCAGAAACACGACCGGTAGGGAGTGTGCCCTGTAGGGTTGAATAA
- a CDS encoding acyl-CoA dehydrogenase family protein — translation MNFELSDEQLQIKHSVREFAESEIRPCVMEWDESQHFPEELRPKLAELGLMGVVFPEEYGGAGMGYVEYATIIEELGRVCGSVGLSVAAHNSLCSNHIYMFGSEEQKQKYLVPLAQGESFGAWGLTESQAGSDSAGTRTNAVRSSGGWTVNGSKNFITHALACNTLVAVAVTDKEKGNRGISAFIFDKSMDGFRGDKKENKLGMRASETASVVFEDCHVPEENLLGTEGEGFLQCMQVLDGGRISIAALSVGIAQGAYEAAVKYAKERQQFGKPIAEFQAIQFKLADMATQIECARLLTLQAAATKDAGKPVTQKSAMAKLYASETAVRVSEEGIQIHGGYGYTKDYPAEKYWRDSKLCTIGEGTSEIQRVVIAKSLLKAF, via the coding sequence ATGAACTTCGAACTTTCAGACGAGCAGCTACAGATCAAACACAGCGTCCGCGAATTCGCCGAGAGCGAGATCCGGCCCTGCGTGATGGAATGGGATGAATCGCAGCATTTTCCCGAAGAATTGCGGCCAAAGCTCGCCGAACTCGGCCTGATGGGCGTTGTTTTCCCGGAGGAATACGGTGGGGCCGGAATGGGCTATGTCGAATACGCGACGATCATTGAGGAGCTCGGCCGCGTCTGCGGCTCGGTCGGCCTGTCGGTCGCGGCTCACAATTCACTCTGCTCGAACCACATCTACATGTTCGGCAGCGAGGAGCAGAAGCAAAAATATCTCGTCCCGCTCGCGCAGGGCGAATCATTCGGTGCCTGGGGCCTGACGGAATCGCAGGCCGGCTCGGACAGCGCGGGGACGCGGACGAACGCCGTTCGCTCAAGCGGTGGTTGGACGGTGAACGGCTCAAAGAACTTCATCACTCACGCGCTCGCCTGCAACACGCTCGTCGCGGTCGCGGTAACTGATAAAGAGAAGGGCAATCGCGGGATTTCGGCATTCATCTTTGACAAATCGATGGACGGTTTTCGCGGCGATAAGAAGGAAAACAAACTTGGGATGCGTGCGAGCGAAACGGCGTCGGTGGTGTTTGAGGATTGCCACGTTCCGGAAGAAAATCTCCTCGGGACTGAGGGCGAAGGCTTCCTCCAATGCATGCAGGTCCTCGACGGCGGCCGTATCTCGATCGCTGCCCTGTCCGTCGGCATCGCGCAAGGGGCGTATGAGGCTGCGGTGAAATACGCAAAAGAACGTCAGCAGTTCGGTAAACCCATAGCCGAATTCCAGGCGATCCAGTTCAAGCTCGCCGATATGGCCACGCAGATCGAGTGTGCCCGCCTGCTCACATTACAGGCGGCTGCTACGAAGGACGCGGGCAAACCTGTAACCCAAAAGTCCGCAATGGCAAAACTCTACGCCTCTGAGACCGCCGTCCGCGTTTCTGAGGAAGGCATCCAGATCCACGGCGGCTACGGCTATACCAAAGACTACCCTGCGGAAAAATACTGGCGCGACTCAAAGCTCTGCACCATCGGCGAAGGCACTAGCGAGATCCAGCGTGTCGTCATCGCTAAGAGCCTGCTTAAGGCTTTCTAA
- the bamD gene encoding outer membrane protein assembly factor BamD, whose amino-acid sequence MKRVAFIFVAFVLFVASASAQRNVAPVLDVIMERDAKHNLDVAKQYFSPLKKAYKSVIDRFEETYAAYPEFTAIDEFLYIAGMSSYYLSEGKGKQKVNLKSEREKEKYAPEKLKADAVAYLSTIVDKYPESKFKGDAEKTLAEMKGK is encoded by the coding sequence ATGAAGCGTGTAGCCTTTATATTCGTCGCATTCGTCCTATTCGTCGCATCGGCCTCAGCCCAGCGCAATGTCGCACCGGTGCTGGATGTCATCATGGAGCGGGATGCTAAGCATAACCTCGACGTTGCGAAGCAGTATTTTTCGCCGCTCAAAAAGGCGTACAAGTCGGTGATCGACCGGTTCGAAGAGACTTACGCGGCGTATCCCGAGTTTACGGCGATCGACGAGTTTCTCTACATCGCCGGCATGAGCAGCTATTACCTCTCAGAGGGCAAGGGCAAGCAGAAGGTGAATCTCAAGAGCGAGCGTGAAAAGGAAAAATATGCCCCCGAAAAGCTCAAAGCCGACGCCGTTGCGTACCTTTCAACGATCGTTGATAAGTATCCGGAGAGTAAGTTCAAGGGCGACGCCGAGAAAACGCTCGCGGAGATGAAGGGAAAATGA
- a CDS encoding CoA-binding protein, translating to MHEKILRTDDEIRQLLSEVKTIAVLGIKPETHAGQPAFYVPKYMADNGYDIIPVPVYYPEVTEILGKPVYRDLNDIPGEIDMVNVFRRSSDVAKHTFEILQKKPKAVWLQLGIRDDEAAEKWAEAGIKVVQDLCLMVEHRALIDA from the coding sequence ATGCACGAGAAGATACTGCGAACCGACGACGAGATCAGGCAATTATTGAGCGAGGTAAAGACGATCGCCGTTCTCGGCATCAAACCCGAAACCCACGCCGGACAGCCCGCGTTTTATGTGCCGAAATACATGGCCGATAACGGCTACGACATCATTCCCGTGCCCGTCTACTATCCAGAGGTTACCGAGATATTGGGAAAGCCTGTTTATCGCGATCTGAACGATATACCCGGTGAGATCGATATGGTCAACGTCTTTCGCCGCAGTTCGGACGTGGCTAAACACACGTTTGAGATATTGCAGAAGAAGCCAAAGGCCGTCTGGCTGCAACTTGGGATACGCGATGACGAGGCGGCTGAGAAATGGGCTGAGGCGGGCATCAAGGTCGTGCAGGACCTTTGTTTAATGGTCGAGCACCGCGCACTGATCGACGCTTAA
- the mce gene encoding methylmalonyl-CoA epimerase produces the protein MCMKINHLGIATKDIDAALAFWQDALGLEHVHSETVEDQKVRVAMLPIGESRVELLEPTSDDSPISKFLEKRGSGIHHIAVEVDDIEAALAQLKGRGMRLIDAAPRVGAEGCLVAFVHPSSTGGVLLELVQTLDGSAD, from the coding sequence ATCTGTATGAAAATAAACCACTTAGGCATCGCAACTAAGGATATCGACGCTGCCCTCGCCTTCTGGCAGGACGCTCTTGGTCTGGAACACGTCCATAGCGAGACGGTCGAGGACCAAAAAGTCCGTGTAGCAATGTTGCCGATCGGAGAGAGCCGCGTGGAGCTTCTTGAACCGACGAGCGACGACTCGCCGATCAGCAAATTTCTTGAGAAACGCGGCAGCGGCATTCATCATATCGCCGTCGAGGTGGACGATATCGAGGCCGCATTGGCGCAACTAAAGGGCCGCGGCATGCGTTTAATCGATGCGGCCCCGCGTGTCGGGGCCGAGGGCTGTCTGGTCGCATTTGTACATCCGTCTTCAACCGGTGGCGTATTGCTTGAACTTGTGCAGACACTGGACGGCAGCGCGGATTAG
- a CDS encoding type II toxin-antitoxin system HicA family toxin translates to MKRTELVRHLERTGCVLFREGGKHSVYKNAKSGQMTAVPRHREIKEYLAKKICDDLGVPRRA, encoded by the coding sequence ATGAAGAGAACGGAACTCGTTCGTCATCTTGAACGGACAGGCTGTGTCCTGTTTCGTGAAGGCGGAAAGCACTCTGTTTACAAAAACGCCAAGAGCGGGCAGATGACCGCGGTGCCGCGCCACCGCGAGATCAAAGAATACTTAGCAAAGAAGATCTGTGACGATCTTGGAGTTCCTCGGCGAGCATAA
- a CDS encoding S-methyl-5'-thioadenosine phosphorylase gives MEKVNIGIIGGSGLYQMPELANVREQAVETPFGEPSDAFIVGELDGVTVAFLPRHARGHKFLPTEVPYRANIYAMKLLGVEYILSVSAVGSLQEQYAPTDFVIPDQFFDRTRARARESTFFGEGIVGHVTFAHPVCNELGDILEASCNTVGVKTHRGGTYLCMEGPAFSTVAESNVYRQWGMDIIGMTNLQEAKLAREAEIAYATLALVTDYDCWHTDHDAVTIDMVVEYLNKNVRNAQLVLKDAVTRLAAKETPNQYRDAIKNAIFTAPDHWPEATAKKLEAIIGKYRPK, from the coding sequence ATGGAAAAAGTAAACATCGGAATAATCGGCGGCTCGGGGCTGTATCAGATGCCGGAGCTCGCGAATGTGAGGGAGCAGGCGGTCGAGACGCCGTTTGGGGAGCCTTCGGATGCGTTTATTGTGGGCGAGCTGGACGGCGTGACGGTCGCATTTTTGCCGAGGCATGCGCGGGGGCATAAGTTTTTGCCGACCGAGGTGCCGTACCGGGCGAACATCTACGCGATGAAGCTGCTGGGCGTCGAGTACATCCTGTCGGTGTCGGCGGTGGGCAGTTTGCAGGAGCAGTACGCTCCGACGGATTTTGTGATACCGGACCAGTTCTTTGACAGGACGCGGGCGAGGGCACGGGAATCGACGTTCTTTGGCGAAGGCATCGTCGGGCACGTGACGTTTGCGCATCCGGTGTGCAATGAGCTTGGCGACATTCTCGAGGCCTCGTGTAATACAGTCGGCGTCAAGACGCACCGCGGCGGAACTTACCTTTGTATGGAAGGGCCCGCGTTCTCGACCGTCGCCGAATCCAACGTCTATCGCCAATGGGGCATGGACATCATCGGGATGACCAATCTGCAGGAGGCCAAGCTCGCCCGCGAGGCCGAGATCGCTTATGCGACGCTCGCGCTCGTGACCGATTACGACTGCTGGCACACCGACCACGACGCCGTCACCATCGACATGGTCGTCGAATATCTCAACAAGAACGTCCGCAACGCCCAGCTCGTCCTAAAAGACGCCGTCACGCGCCTCGCCGCCAAAGAGACGCCGAACCAATACCGCGACGCCATCAAAAACGCCATCTTCACCGCCCCGGATCATTGGCCGGAAGCGACGGCGAAGAAGCTGGAGGCGATCATCGGCAAGTATCGGCCAAAGTAA
- a CDS encoding sugar kinase: MSLTVVGSVAFDALETPFGKRERILGGAATHFGLSASFFTEVNAVGVVGGDFGEAEWDVFRRHQINTDDIEVVPDGRTFFWSGSYDYDMNTAHTLDTQLNVFETFQPKLSDRSKNANMLFLANILPSLQKDVRLQCADARFVAMDTMNFWISSMKDAVIDTIKAVDCMIINDAEARQLTGEPSIYKAARLILGYGLRAVVIKRGEYGATLFTKDGYFTTPAYPLESVFDPTGAGDTFAGGFMGYLAAQNDINDDVLRRACVYGSVMASFNVEKFGTERVDALNYTEINQRFKDFKLMTHFDDIPFERATAA, from the coding sequence ATGTCATTAACAGTAGTTGGATCGGTCGCGTTTGATGCGTTGGAAACGCCATTTGGCAAGCGCGAGCGGATTTTGGGCGGTGCGGCGACACATTTTGGATTGAGCGCGTCGTTCTTTACCGAGGTGAACGCCGTGGGCGTGGTCGGCGGCGATTTTGGCGAGGCCGAATGGGACGTTTTTCGGCGGCACCAGATCAATACCGACGATATCGAGGTCGTGCCGGACGGGCGAACGTTCTTCTGGAGCGGCAGTTACGATTACGACATGAACACGGCACACACGCTCGACACGCAATTGAACGTATTCGAGACGTTCCAGCCGAAGCTGAGCGATAGATCGAAGAACGCCAATATGCTATTCCTCGCAAATATCCTGCCGTCGCTGCAAAAGGACGTTCGCCTACAGTGCGCCGACGCCAGATTTGTCGCGATGGACACGATGAACTTCTGGATCTCGTCGATGAAGGACGCGGTGATAGACACGATCAAGGCCGTCGATTGCATGATCATCAACGACGCGGAGGCACGGCAGTTGACCGGTGAGCCGAGCATCTATAAGGCCGCTCGGTTGATCCTCGGCTACGGCCTGAGGGCCGTCGTCATCAAACGCGGCGAATACGGCGCGACGTTGTTTACAAAAGACGGCTATTTCACGACGCCGGCATATCCGCTCGAAAGCGTTTTTGATCCGACCGGCGCGGGCGACACGTTCGCGGGCGGCTTTATGGGCTATCTTGCCGCCCAGAACGATATCAATGACGATGTGCTGAGGCGGGCATGCGTCTATGGCTCAGTGATGGCGTCATTCAACGTCGAGAAGTTTGGCACCGAGCGCGTCGATGCACTGAATTACACCGAGATCAATCAGCGATTCAAGGACTTCAAGCTGATGACGCACTTTGACGACATTCCATTCGAACGCGCAACGGCAGCTTAA
- a CDS encoding DUF664 domain-containing protein encodes MDNEAKVARECLSRVPADKFDWKPHEKSMTMGRLAVHVAEMFGWTKETLTQDVLDFATADFKPFEPSTTDELLAFFDDHVAKAKDVLSSTSDETFFTDWTMRNGDQVYFTMPKVAVMRSFVMNHIIHHRGQLSVYLRLNDIPVPSIYGPSADEGQM; translated from the coding sequence ATGGACAATGAGGCAAAGGTCGCACGTGAGTGTCTCTCGCGCGTTCCGGCCGATAAGTTCGACTGGAAGCCGCACGAAAAATCAATGACGATGGGCCGGCTGGCCGTTCACGTCGCCGAGATGTTCGGCTGGACAAAAGAGACGCTGACGCAGGACGTGCTCGATTTTGCGACGGCCGATTTCAAGCCCTTCGAGCCGTCGACGACGGACGAGTTGCTCGCGTTCTTTGACGATCACGTCGCAAAGGCAAAAGATGTGCTTTCGTCAACCTCGGATGAGACCTTCTTTACCGACTGGACGATGCGCAACGGCGATCAGGTGTATTTCACCATGCCAAAGGTCGCCGTGATGCGCTCATTCGTGATGAATCACATCATCCACCACCGCGGCCAGCTTTCGGTCTATCTCCGCCTCAACGACATCCCCGTCCCGTCGATCTACGGGCCGTCGGCCGACGAAGGGCAGATGTAG
- a CDS encoding VOC family protein, which produces MNLNQVTIYSDKTVETVEFFEKLGLRRIVDSLPRYARLECPDGEATLSVNEFHEHTPLNNVVLYFECNDIDAEVERLKSLGLEFDEDPTDRPWLWRQAYLEDPNGNKICLFHAGENRKNPPWRVES; this is translated from the coding sequence ATGAACCTCAACCAAGTCACGATCTATTCCGACAAGACGGTCGAGACGGTCGAGTTCTTTGAGAAGCTCGGTTTGCGGCGGATCGTCGATTCGCTGCCGCGATACGCGCGGCTTGAGTGCCCCGACGGCGAGGCGACGCTGTCGGTAAACGAATTTCACGAGCACACGCCGTTGAATAATGTCGTTCTCTACTTCGAATGCAACGACATCGACGCAGAAGTCGAACGCCTCAAATCGCTCGGCCTCGAATTTGACGAAGACCCGACCGATCGCCCATGGCTCTGGCGTCAGGCATACCTAGAAGACCCTAACGGCAACAAAATATGCCTCTTCCACGCCGGCGAAAATCGCAAAAATCCGCCGTGGCGTGTAGAATCGTAG
- the meaB gene encoding methylmalonyl Co-A mutase-associated GTPase MeaB produces the protein MTKSESFKQLLHGQPRSIARAITLVENGGDAAAELMKAVFPKTGRASVIGITGAPGAGKSSLVDKLALYYKDQGQKVGIVCIDPSSPFSGGAILGDRIRMSALGTDKNIFIRSMATRGNLGGLSRATVDAVAILDAAGFDKVIVETVGVGQDEVEIVKTADVSVVVLVPGMGDDIQAIKAGIMEIGDVFVINKSDREGVLRTQKELEALLSLAHRPDMWHPSIVKTVATESKGIDDLAAAIAKYLEFQAGEGKNSERRRSIARWRLTELLRERLVNDLLNRNAASDRLDELAAMVADKTTDPYSAVEELLSGDV, from the coding sequence ATGACTAAAAGCGAATCTTTTAAACAACTCCTCCATGGTCAACCTCGTTCGATCGCCCGCGCGATCACGCTTGTCGAGAACGGCGGCGATGCGGCGGCGGAGTTGATGAAAGCGGTCTTTCCGAAGACGGGCAGAGCGTCGGTCATCGGCATTACCGGTGCGCCGGGGGCCGGAAAGTCCTCTCTGGTCGATAAACTTGCGCTCTATTACAAGGATCAGGGCCAGAAAGTGGGCATTGTGTGTATCGATCCGTCGTCGCCATTCTCGGGCGGGGCGATCCTTGGTGACCGGATCAGGATGTCGGCGCTTGGGACGGACAAGAATATCTTTATCCGCTCGATGGCGACGCGAGGGAATCTGGGCGGGCTGTCGCGTGCGACGGTTGACGCTGTCGCGATATTGGATGCGGCCGGTTTCGACAAAGTGATCGTTGAGACCGTCGGCGTCGGCCAGGACGAGGTCGAGATCGTAAAGACGGCGGACGTTTCGGTCGTGGTGCTGGTGCCCGGCATGGGCGACGACATTCAGGCGATAAAGGCCGGGATAATGGAGATCGGCGACGTTTTTGTCATCAATAAATCGGACCGCGAGGGTGTATTGCGCACGCAAAAGGAGCTTGAGGCCTTGCTATCGCTTGCGCATCGCCCTGATATGTGGCATCCGTCGATCGTCAAGACCGTCGCGACCGAAAGCAAAGGTATTGACGACCTCGCCGCTGCTATCGCGAAATATCTCGAATTTCAGGCCGGCGAAGGCAAAAACAGCGAACGACGCCGCTCTATCGCCCGCTGGCGGCTGACGGAACTGCTGAGAGAACGGCTCGTAAATGATCTTCTAAACCGTAATGCGGCAAGCGACCGGCTGGACGAGCTTGCAGCTATGGTTGCGGACAAAACGACGGACCCATATTCGGCGGTAGAGGAACTTTTGAGCGGAGATGTGTAA
- a CDS encoding type II toxin-antitoxin system HicB family antitoxin has product MHELKFTAIYEEAEEGGFIGYVAELPGANTQGETLAETRENLKDAVEMLLDCYREDAEQRFASSPKATKEDLILEAA; this is encoded by the coding sequence ATGCACGAACTCAAATTCACAGCTATTTATGAGGAAGCTGAGGAAGGTGGATTTATTGGCTATGTGGCCGAATTGCCGGGAGCCAATACTCAGGGCGAAACTCTAGCTGAAACTCGCGAGAATCTTAAGGATGCAGTCGAGATGCTGCTGGACTGTTATCGCGAGGACGCCGAACAGAGGTTCGCATCGAGCCCAAAAGCCACCAAAGAGGACCTGATACTTGAGGCGGCCTAG